TTAGAGCGATACAGTTCCCCAAACTTCCTTCTGGgtactggtggtggtgatgccCGCTTCCATGGGTCATTCGCATCATCGTAGTTACTTGAGTGGTTGCCATTGGTGATACCATTGTTAACTCCATCAGTGGTACCTTTTGTAAATCCATTATTAGTCCGTTCAAGTGTACAGCTAAACCCGGGGCTAGGGATAGAACCTGGGCTGCGTTCTTGGTCAGTTTTACTAGACCTCCTGCTCCCTGGTCCACCATCTGTAGTGTCTTTGTCGTTGGTCCATGACATGCGGGAGTCTCCATCCCGTGATGGCGCTTTCTCTTCACCAATCACCATTTTCTGGATTCTGCCCTCACCTCCGCTACTCTTCTCTCTCATCGACCCCTGGAAGAGGCGGCGGACAAAACTGTAGCTTTTCAGTTCCACATTGTTGTTCTCTCCCACCCCTGCACCCATGGGACTCTTGCACTCTTTCTTCTGTCTGTAGATGATGAGCGAGTCCGGCCTCAGCATGCGTTTGCCTGTGCTCCTCCTGAGTATAGGAGCGCTGTGTGGTGCTACCAAGGTGTTAATTGCAGGTGTCCTGGGGCTGGGAAGCATTACATTGTTAACGTTACTCCTGTTGTGGGCCTCAACGTCAACAGAAGTCCGTCGGTTCTCCTTTCTTGagtcatcattttcattttcatcttttgagGTGAAGGAGCCAGAGAGTGTAGAGTAGGGGGTGTTGGATGAACGGCGTGGGGGAAGATGAGGCGTCAAGCTACTGGGAATGACAAGAGCTCGCCGGGGCTGTGGTGGTGGGGTAGCACAAGGTACCAGTACAGGCTCCTGCTTGGTGTTGATTACCTGCTGGCTCTTAACATATTTGGCTTTGTCCGCTTCAAGCCTCTCCACAGCGCTGATTGAGCGGCCGTGACCTCCACCGTCTATCTGCCTGCGCAGATAGTCTGGACCCTTGTTGAGGAGCCTCAGAGGAGAGGGGGATCCAATTGGGGTTAGTGGCTTCATGTTGATTCACCAAGTTGGGAAAGACATCAAAACTGCAGCCCCCAATTGACTGACAGCTTCTGGTGTCCCCCAGAGAGCTGTGGTTGGTCCTGTGAAAATTTTAAAACTAATGAGAgcgtttgaaaaaaaaagtttctaagTGTAGAAAACTGTAGTAGCTCTCATTCCTCTTCTCACAGTTTTTGAATCTTCCTTGAAGGGTAATGGATAGGTAGCAATTCAGGAGACCACAGAGTCCAAGTTTGTTGTAAAGTTTTCTATAGATAGCTTGCAGTCTCTTTGTTGGGCAGTGTCAGAGCCCAGACAAATTGATATCTCTATGCAGTATTTACACAGGCATTTGGATAGGCAGGCAGGGCACAGGGAAGTCCTTTTTTTGTCAGCCAAGAGCACTCCCAAATGAGACGCTCTCTGCCCACAGTGCAGCAGAAATAGCCGACTTGGTGCACTTTGAAAGGGCTACTTTTTCCTCCCCCacgttttcttctctctttccgTCTCCCAACAACACCCTTCACTGTTGATCTTTTCAGTGGCGACTGCTCAGAGAAATTAGATATAATGGCCTCAAATATTTGCCTTGTGAGGGACGCTAGGTCAAGAGTTTTATTGTTTGGCGGCCGTTGTGGTTGAGGTGACCTGAGGGTGGCCGGCACCGAGGCACTTGGATCGTTGATGGACAGATGGGGAGATGCAGATCTTGTCCTTGTCCTCACCTCACCTGTGTGGACCCttaggaaagagagagaaagagagaaagagtggtTTTAGTTGGAAGTGCTATTCTCCAGGGCAGACAGCAGAGACCAGATGGCAGGAAGGACAGTGGTCCCTAAAGCTCAGCTCAGATTGTGCTTATTTAAAGCTGGAGGGAGTTGCATGTCTGGAGTGGGCAGCAATGCAAAGCTGACATGTATAAAAATTTAGTCACCCTCTACcttgtatatatgtattaaaTACAGCATGTATTGTATACTTTAGACATGCAGATGACGCTCCTATCTGAGTCAACAGTCCAATCTGAGTAAACCAGTAAGGGTTCAACCACAGGCTATGCAAACATGTTGCTGCTGAACCAGCTAATTTTTAGTATTAGAACAGTCTCAAACCGCTTAGACAAAATGTGTTTCCTCATTCAGCATGGTACTCTGAGCAATTTTATGAATGTGAACACAGATTTTACATACACTAGTTAACAAGCACACCAATGCAATGGTTCCTATGcaagcatttctttttttttgtcactgatTTGTGTCTGCCCTACAgtcatttctgttattttttaatgtgagaTATCTGTTGTCCAGACAGGATGGCAGCAGCCAAGAggtggataaaataaaaatgtgcagaCCAAATGACAACGTGTCTGCTTCCAATTTTATGGATAGgaattttactgattttttttttccggaCATACAGACTTATCCTCACCAAATTATTGTCACATTTGCCTTATGAGAATGGCAGCAAGTATAGAGGTGTTTATGACTGAAGAACAAACGATACCACTGAAAATTGAGCCTGGAATCAGGGAAAGTCTGGATGATTATTTTGTAGGGTTAACAGGTTGTGTTTCCTAAATTAATGTTGTATATTGTAATTCAGCACTGCTGCAAACAAACTGTCTTGGCACcaatgtcttcttctttctgtttcaaCCATTGAACTGACACAACAAGACAACTAACACAGGGGACCAAAATCAGTGTAGATGACGTCTTTAAAGTTTTATAGTTTCACTGAAAACTAGAGTATGGCTGttgtaatttaataatttaaatactgTAAGTGCTGTTTGAGTAAACCAATATATTGCTGAAGTAATAACTCTTTCATAGTCACAGTTAAAGAGCTTGCTCTTCAAATTAACAAGCCACAACAAAATTACACTTTAAACCAAACATAGGGCATGACGTTGTGAAAAGGATTGCCACATTTCTTCTTTAAGATATGCTCTGTGAAGAGAGGTTTCATATCTTTTAAGTTTTCATGCTATatggggtgggggaggggggttgcACGTGCCTATAACAGGACAGGCTCAACCCTGGGAGTAATTTATAGCTTGGACACATCCCAACACAGTTATCATGTGTCtatgtatgcatgcatatatgtgtatatgtgcatgtggTCATGGGTATATTTGTGTATCTGCTCCAGTTTTGTGCCCGACCCcataagcatgtgtgtgtgtcagcaggaGGCAATAAGAGGCTTCCCTGTAAATGAAAGAGAGTCATATGTACAGTTGGGCTGCAGATTATCGGGACTTTCCGTTATTCTGCACGTTTTTCATGTCCGCAGAAAGAAGCAGTGAACGTCTGCCATGTGCAAACTGGGCAGACAGTGAACACATCTTtaaaacttgaaacttgaaaacCCAAAGGTAAAGGTGGGGCCTGTTTTTCATTCACCTcccttcaaaatgtattttaaaagtccATCTGGAGAGATAAATTCACCTTGTGCAGCACTATACGTGCTATACAGGGAGTAATATTGTTGCGCTTATTGTTCCCTCTGGTCTGCTACAAGGATTATCAAATGCTATTTTAGCATTTCCTTCACATGGGCTAAAACAATGAACAACCTCTTTTGACAGGAAAAGGGATCTATTTCTCATCATCCAGGACGAACCGTATGACACCACTGATAGTGgcaaacacaagcaaacacgTAACCTCAAGTCTTCCATcttatatttttaaagtttttttgatTTGTAAGATAGTAAGCAGCAAAGTCACAGGATGACGTGCAACAAAGGTCATGAGC
The sequence above is drawn from the Thunnus maccoyii chromosome 10, fThuMac1.1, whole genome shotgun sequence genome and encodes:
- the fam110d gene encoding protein FAM110B, producing the protein MKPLTPIGSPSPLRLLNKGPDYLRRQIDGGGHGRSISAVERLEADKAKYVKSQQVINTKQEPVLVPCATPPPQPRRALVIPSSLTPHLPPRRSSNTPYSTLSGSFTSKDENENDDSRKENRRTSVDVEAHNRSNVNNVMLPSPRTPAINTLVAPHSAPILRRSTGKRMLRPDSLIIYRQKKECKSPMGAGVGENNNVELKSYSFVRRLFQGSMREKSSGGEGRIQKMVIGEEKAPSRDGDSRMSWTNDKDTTDGGPGSRRSSKTDQERSPGSIPSPGFSCTLERTNNGFTKGTTDGVNNGITNGNHSSNYDDANDPWKRASPPPVPRRKFGELYRSKSELRLRCSVALSEQEHFFDFCGLDMDMIERLGRENFLSGASSIDTLSLALRSVGGDGCGGSEPSEFSRHSGDGLFQEELADQLPTGVSIIERNARVIKWLYGCRNAAREGPKESTV